The Equus przewalskii isolate Varuska chromosome 8, EquPr2, whole genome shotgun sequence genome has a window encoding:
- the SLC39A4 gene encoding zinc transporter ZIP4 isoform X2 has translation MSARGGLSMAGLLQLKPGLLLAVLVVTGTAAQPALLLTLLSSGQGVLDRVALGSLLNTLAARVHCADGPCGKCLSVDDALALGRPEKPGPQQSVLEPGHIARLSAAAALYLSDPEGTCADIQAGRWASRADHLLALLEGPEALTPGLSRLLQRIQSQVAGRSTAEEACVDLPQLLEEAAGAGAPGSPGPVLAVLLDHVRSGSCFRTLPTHQYFVDFVFRQHSDEAPNITLTELAALMQRLGIGETHGDHDDHSDHDHLGKGAKARDSVQLATSNSSSNTWDTLCLSAREVMAVYGLSEEAGVTREAWAQLSPALLQQQLSGACSPQPESSTEEQLSKAEKYLYGSLATLLICLCAIFGLLLLTCARCSAATHYVIQTFLSLAVGALTGDALLHLMPKVLGLHTHDGEGHDQQPTWRLVAMLGGLYAFFLFENLFNLLLPLDPEDPKDGPCSHRGHSHGGHSHGVSLQLAPSELRPPKQPHEGSCADLVTEESPELLSPEPRRLSPGDFAALLHAGLSVRRALLLNLASAVTAFAGLYVALAVGVDEDSEAWILAVATGLFLYVALCDMLPAMLNMRDPRPWLLFLLHNVGLLGGWTVLLLLSLYEDNITL, from the exons ATGAGCGCACGTGGGGGCCTCAGCATGGCAGGCCTGCTCCAGCTCAAGCCGGGGCTGCTGCTGGCCGTGCTGGTGGTGACTGGGACGGCGGCTCAGCCCGCCCTTCTTCTGACCTTGCTGTCCTCAGGCCAGGGAGTTCTGGACCGCGTGGCACTGGGCAGCCTGTTAAATACACTGGCGGCCCGTGTGCACTGCGCCGACGGGCCGTGTGGAAAG TGCCTGTCTGTGGATGACGCCCTGGCCCTGGGCAGGCCTGAGAAGCCAGGGCCCCAGCAGTCCGTCTTGGAGCCCGGGCACATCGCCCGCCTCAGTGCTGCCGCTGCCCTCTACCTCAGCGACCCTGAGGGCACATGTGCAGACATCCAGGCTGGCCGCTGGGCCTCCCGCGCCGACCACCTCCTGGCCCTGCTTGAGGGCCCTGAGGCCCTGACCCCAGGCCTGAGCAGGCTGCTGCAGAGGATTCAGAGCCAGGTCGCTGGCCGGTCTACTGCAGAGGAG gcctgTGTGGACCTGCCTCAGctgctggaggaggcagcaggggcaggggctCCTGGCAGCCCAGGCCCAGTGCTAGCTGTCCTGCTGGACCACGTCAGGAGTGGGTCCTGCTTCCGCACCCTGCCAACCCACCAGTACTTTGTGGACTTCGTGTTCCGGCAGCACAGTGATGAGGCTCCCAACATCACACTGACTG AGCTGGCAGCCTTGATGCAGCGCCTGGGGATAGGCGAGACCCACGGAGACCACGATGACCACAGTGACCATGATCATCTGGGAAAAGGGGCCAAGGCCCGGGACTCTGTGCAGCTTGCCACCTCCAACAGCAGCTCCAACACGTGGGACACA CTATGCCTGAGTGCCAGGGAAGTGATGGCTGTGTATGGGCTGTCTGAGGAGGCTGGTGTGACCCGGGAGGCCtgggcccagctgagccctgccctgCTCCAGCAGCAACTGAGTGGGGCCTGCAGCCCTCAGCCAGAGTCCTCCACCGAGGAGCAGCTCAGCAAGGCAGAAA AGTACCTGTATGGCTCACTGGCCACGCTGCTCATCTGCCTCTGTGCAATTTTCGGTCTCCTGCTTCTGACCTGCGCCCGCTGCAGCGCTGCCACCCACTACGTCATCCAGACCTTCCTGAGCCTGGCTGTGGGTGCGCTCACTGGTGATGCCCTCCTGCACTTGATGCCCAAG GTGCTGGGACTGCACACCCACGATGGGGAGGGCCATGACCAACAGCCCACCTGGCGCCTGGTGGCCATGCTCGGAGGCCTCTACGCCTTCTTCCTGTTCGAGAACCTCTTCAACCTCTTGCTGCCCCTGGACCCAGAG GACCCAAAGGACGGGCCTTGCAGCCACAGAGGCCACAGCCACGGCGGCCACAGCCACGGCGTGTCCCTGCAGCTGGCGCCGAGTGAGCTCCGGCCACCCAAGCAGCCCCACGAGGGCTCTTGCGCTGACCTG GTGACGGAGGAGAGCCCGGAGCTGCTGAGCCCGGAGCCCCGGAGACTGAGCCCAG GGGACTTCGCTGCCCTGCTGCACGCAGGGCTGTCGGTGCGCCGGGCGCTGCTCCTGAACTTGGCCTCGGCGGTCACTGCCTTCGCCGGCCTCTACGTGGCGCTCGCAGTCGGCGTCGACGAGGACAGCGAGGCCTGGATCCTGGCGGTAGCCACCGGCCTGTTCCTCTACGTGGCGCTCTGCGACATG CTCCCGGCCATGCTGAACATGAGGGACCCGCGGCCCTGGCTCCTCTTCCTGCTGCACAACGTGGGCCTGCTGGGCGGCTGGACCGTCCTGCTGCTGCTGTCGCTGTACGAGGACAACATCACCCTCTGA
- the SLC39A4 gene encoding zinc transporter ZIP4 isoform X1 gives MSARGGLSMAGLLQLKPGLLLAVLVVTGTAAQPALLLTLLSSGQGVLDRVALGSLLNTLAARVHCADGPCGKCLSVDDALALGRPEKPGPQQSVLEPGHIARLSAAAALYLSDPEGTCADIQAGRWASRADHLLALLEGPEALTPGLSRLLQRIQSQVAGRSTAEEACVDLPQLLEEAAGAGAPGSPGPVLAVLLDHVRSGSCFRTLPTHQYFVDFVFRQHSDEAPNITLTELAALMQRLGIGETHGDHDDHSDHDHLGKGAKARDSVQLATSNSSSNTWDTLCLSAREVMAVYGLSEEAGVTREAWAQLSPALLQQQLSGACSPQPESSTEEQLSKAEKYLYGSLATLLICLCAIFGLLLLTCARCSAATHYVIQTFLSLAVGALTGDALLHLMPKVLGLHTHDGEGHDQQPTWRLVAMLGGLYAFFLFENLFNLLLPLDPEDPKDGPCSHRGHSHGGHSHGVSLQLAPSELRPPKQPHEGSCADLVTEESPELLSPEPRRLSPGLRLLPYMITLGDAVHNFADGLAVGAAFASSWKTGLATSLAVFCHELPHELGDFAALLHAGLSVRRALLLNLASAVTAFAGLYVALAVGVDEDSEAWILAVATGLFLYVALCDMLPAMLNMRDPRPWLLFLLHNVGLLGGWTVLLLLSLYEDNITL, from the exons ATGAGCGCACGTGGGGGCCTCAGCATGGCAGGCCTGCTCCAGCTCAAGCCGGGGCTGCTGCTGGCCGTGCTGGTGGTGACTGGGACGGCGGCTCAGCCCGCCCTTCTTCTGACCTTGCTGTCCTCAGGCCAGGGAGTTCTGGACCGCGTGGCACTGGGCAGCCTGTTAAATACACTGGCGGCCCGTGTGCACTGCGCCGACGGGCCGTGTGGAAAG TGCCTGTCTGTGGATGACGCCCTGGCCCTGGGCAGGCCTGAGAAGCCAGGGCCCCAGCAGTCCGTCTTGGAGCCCGGGCACATCGCCCGCCTCAGTGCTGCCGCTGCCCTCTACCTCAGCGACCCTGAGGGCACATGTGCAGACATCCAGGCTGGCCGCTGGGCCTCCCGCGCCGACCACCTCCTGGCCCTGCTTGAGGGCCCTGAGGCCCTGACCCCAGGCCTGAGCAGGCTGCTGCAGAGGATTCAGAGCCAGGTCGCTGGCCGGTCTACTGCAGAGGAG gcctgTGTGGACCTGCCTCAGctgctggaggaggcagcaggggcaggggctCCTGGCAGCCCAGGCCCAGTGCTAGCTGTCCTGCTGGACCACGTCAGGAGTGGGTCCTGCTTCCGCACCCTGCCAACCCACCAGTACTTTGTGGACTTCGTGTTCCGGCAGCACAGTGATGAGGCTCCCAACATCACACTGACTG AGCTGGCAGCCTTGATGCAGCGCCTGGGGATAGGCGAGACCCACGGAGACCACGATGACCACAGTGACCATGATCATCTGGGAAAAGGGGCCAAGGCCCGGGACTCTGTGCAGCTTGCCACCTCCAACAGCAGCTCCAACACGTGGGACACA CTATGCCTGAGTGCCAGGGAAGTGATGGCTGTGTATGGGCTGTCTGAGGAGGCTGGTGTGACCCGGGAGGCCtgggcccagctgagccctgccctgCTCCAGCAGCAACTGAGTGGGGCCTGCAGCCCTCAGCCAGAGTCCTCCACCGAGGAGCAGCTCAGCAAGGCAGAAA AGTACCTGTATGGCTCACTGGCCACGCTGCTCATCTGCCTCTGTGCAATTTTCGGTCTCCTGCTTCTGACCTGCGCCCGCTGCAGCGCTGCCACCCACTACGTCATCCAGACCTTCCTGAGCCTGGCTGTGGGTGCGCTCACTGGTGATGCCCTCCTGCACTTGATGCCCAAG GTGCTGGGACTGCACACCCACGATGGGGAGGGCCATGACCAACAGCCCACCTGGCGCCTGGTGGCCATGCTCGGAGGCCTCTACGCCTTCTTCCTGTTCGAGAACCTCTTCAACCTCTTGCTGCCCCTGGACCCAGAG GACCCAAAGGACGGGCCTTGCAGCCACAGAGGCCACAGCCACGGCGGCCACAGCCACGGCGTGTCCCTGCAGCTGGCGCCGAGTGAGCTCCGGCCACCCAAGCAGCCCCACGAGGGCTCTTGCGCTGACCTG GTGACGGAGGAGAGCCCGGAGCTGCTGAGCCCGGAGCCCCGGAGACTGAGCCCAG GGCTGAGGCTGCTGCCCTACATGATCACGCTGGGCGACGCCGTGCACAACTTCGCCGACGGGCTGGCCGTGGGCGCCGCCTTCGCGTCCTCCTGGAAGACCGGGCTCGCCACCTCGTTGGCCGTGTTCTGCCACGAGCTGCCGCACGAGCTGG GGGACTTCGCTGCCCTGCTGCACGCAGGGCTGTCGGTGCGCCGGGCGCTGCTCCTGAACTTGGCCTCGGCGGTCACTGCCTTCGCCGGCCTCTACGTGGCGCTCGCAGTCGGCGTCGACGAGGACAGCGAGGCCTGGATCCTGGCGGTAGCCACCGGCCTGTTCCTCTACGTGGCGCTCTGCGACATG CTCCCGGCCATGCTGAACATGAGGGACCCGCGGCCCTGGCTCCTCTTCCTGCTGCACAACGTGGGCCTGCTGGGCGGCTGGACCGTCCTGCTGCTGCTGTCGCTGTACGAGGACAACATCACCCTCTGA
- the SLC39A4 gene encoding zinc transporter ZIP4 isoform X3, with product MSARGGLSMAGLLQLKPGLLLAVLVVTGTAAQPALLLTLLSSGQGVLDRVALGSLLNTLAARVHCADGPCGKACVDLPQLLEEAAGAGAPGSPGPVLAVLLDHVRSGSCFRTLPTHQYFVDFVFRQHSDEAPNITLTELAALMQRLGIGETHGDHDDHSDHDHLGKGAKARDSVQLATSNSSSNTWDTLCLSAREVMAVYGLSEEAGVTREAWAQLSPALLQQQLSGACSPQPESSTEEQLSKAEKYLYGSLATLLICLCAIFGLLLLTCARCSAATHYVIQTFLSLAVGALTGDALLHLMPKVLGLHTHDGEGHDQQPTWRLVAMLGGLYAFFLFENLFNLLLPLDPEDPKDGPCSHRGHSHGGHSHGVSLQLAPSELRPPKQPHEGSCADLVTEESPELLSPEPRRLSPGLRLLPYMITLGDAVHNFADGLAVGAAFASSWKTGLATSLAVFCHELPHELGDFAALLHAGLSVRRALLLNLASAVTAFAGLYVALAVGVDEDSEAWILAVATGLFLYVALCDMLPAMLNMRDPRPWLLFLLHNVGLLGGWTVLLLLSLYEDNITL from the exons ATGAGCGCACGTGGGGGCCTCAGCATGGCAGGCCTGCTCCAGCTCAAGCCGGGGCTGCTGCTGGCCGTGCTGGTGGTGACTGGGACGGCGGCTCAGCCCGCCCTTCTTCTGACCTTGCTGTCCTCAGGCCAGGGAGTTCTGGACCGCGTGGCACTGGGCAGCCTGTTAAATACACTGGCGGCCCGTGTGCACTGCGCCGACGGGCCGTGTGGAAAG gcctgTGTGGACCTGCCTCAGctgctggaggaggcagcaggggcaggggctCCTGGCAGCCCAGGCCCAGTGCTAGCTGTCCTGCTGGACCACGTCAGGAGTGGGTCCTGCTTCCGCACCCTGCCAACCCACCAGTACTTTGTGGACTTCGTGTTCCGGCAGCACAGTGATGAGGCTCCCAACATCACACTGACTG AGCTGGCAGCCTTGATGCAGCGCCTGGGGATAGGCGAGACCCACGGAGACCACGATGACCACAGTGACCATGATCATCTGGGAAAAGGGGCCAAGGCCCGGGACTCTGTGCAGCTTGCCACCTCCAACAGCAGCTCCAACACGTGGGACACA CTATGCCTGAGTGCCAGGGAAGTGATGGCTGTGTATGGGCTGTCTGAGGAGGCTGGTGTGACCCGGGAGGCCtgggcccagctgagccctgccctgCTCCAGCAGCAACTGAGTGGGGCCTGCAGCCCTCAGCCAGAGTCCTCCACCGAGGAGCAGCTCAGCAAGGCAGAAA AGTACCTGTATGGCTCACTGGCCACGCTGCTCATCTGCCTCTGTGCAATTTTCGGTCTCCTGCTTCTGACCTGCGCCCGCTGCAGCGCTGCCACCCACTACGTCATCCAGACCTTCCTGAGCCTGGCTGTGGGTGCGCTCACTGGTGATGCCCTCCTGCACTTGATGCCCAAG GTGCTGGGACTGCACACCCACGATGGGGAGGGCCATGACCAACAGCCCACCTGGCGCCTGGTGGCCATGCTCGGAGGCCTCTACGCCTTCTTCCTGTTCGAGAACCTCTTCAACCTCTTGCTGCCCCTGGACCCAGAG GACCCAAAGGACGGGCCTTGCAGCCACAGAGGCCACAGCCACGGCGGCCACAGCCACGGCGTGTCCCTGCAGCTGGCGCCGAGTGAGCTCCGGCCACCCAAGCAGCCCCACGAGGGCTCTTGCGCTGACCTG GTGACGGAGGAGAGCCCGGAGCTGCTGAGCCCGGAGCCCCGGAGACTGAGCCCAG GGCTGAGGCTGCTGCCCTACATGATCACGCTGGGCGACGCCGTGCACAACTTCGCCGACGGGCTGGCCGTGGGCGCCGCCTTCGCGTCCTCCTGGAAGACCGGGCTCGCCACCTCGTTGGCCGTGTTCTGCCACGAGCTGCCGCACGAGCTGG GGGACTTCGCTGCCCTGCTGCACGCAGGGCTGTCGGTGCGCCGGGCGCTGCTCCTGAACTTGGCCTCGGCGGTCACTGCCTTCGCCGGCCTCTACGTGGCGCTCGCAGTCGGCGTCGACGAGGACAGCGAGGCCTGGATCCTGGCGGTAGCCACCGGCCTGTTCCTCTACGTGGCGCTCTGCGACATG CTCCCGGCCATGCTGAACATGAGGGACCCGCGGCCCTGGCTCCTCTTCCTGCTGCACAACGTGGGCCTGCTGGGCGGCTGGACCGTCCTGCTGCTGCTGTCGCTGTACGAGGACAACATCACCCTCTGA
- the VPS28 gene encoding vacuolar protein sorting-associated protein 28 homolog isoform X1: MFHGIPATPGMGAPGNKPELYEEVKLYKNAREREKYDNMAELFAVVKTMQALEKAYIKDCVTPNEYTAACSRLLVQYKAAFRQVQGSEISSIDEFCRKFRLDCPLAMERIKEDRPITIKDDKGNLNRCIADVVSLFITVMDKLRLEIRAMDEIQPDLRELMETMHRMSHLPPDFEGRQTVSQWLQTLSGMSASDELDDSQVRQMLFDLESAYNAFNRFLHA, encoded by the exons ATGTTTCACGGGATCCCAGCCACTCCAGGCATGGGAG CCCCTGGAAACAAGCCAGAGCTGTATGAG GAAGTGAAGCTGTACAAGAACGCCCGGGAGCGGGAGAA GTATGACAACATGGCAGAGCTGTTTGCGGTTGTGAAGACAATGCAGGCCCTGGAGAAGGCATACATCAAGGACTGTGTCACCCCCAATGA GTACACGGCAGCCTGCTCCCGGCTTCTGGTCCAGTACAAAGCCGCCTTCCGACAGGTTCAGGGCTCAGAGATCAGCTCCATTGATGAGTTCTGCCGCAAGTTCCGT CTGGACTGCCCACTTGCCATGGAGAGGATCAAGGAGGACCGACCCATCACCATCAAGGACGACAAGGGCAACCTCAACCGCTGCATTGCAGATGTCGTCTCG CTCTTCATCACAGTGATGGACAAGCTGCGCCTGGAGATCCGGGCCATGGACGAG ATCCAGCCTGACCTGCGGGAGCTAATGGAGACTATGCACCGTATGAGCCACCTGCCCCCTGACTTTGAGGGCCGACAGACCGTCAGCCAATG GCTGCAGACCCTGAGCGGCATGTCAGCATCAGACGAGCTAGACGACTCCCAGGTGCGCCAGATGCTCTTCGACCTGGAGTCGGCCTACAACGCCTTCAACCGCTTCCTGCATGCCTGA
- the VPS28 gene encoding vacuolar protein sorting-associated protein 28 homolog isoform X2 has translation MFHGIPATPGMGAPGNKPELYEEVKLYKNAREREKYDNMAELFAVVKTMQALEKAYIKDCVTPNEYTAACSRLLVQYKAAFRQVQGSEISSIDEFCRKFRLDCPLAMERIKEDRPITIKDDKGNLNRCIADVVSLFITVMDKLRLEIRAMDEIQPDLRELMETMHRMSHLPPDFEGRQTVSQW, from the exons ATGTTTCACGGGATCCCAGCCACTCCAGGCATGGGAG CCCCTGGAAACAAGCCAGAGCTGTATGAG GAAGTGAAGCTGTACAAGAACGCCCGGGAGCGGGAGAA GTATGACAACATGGCAGAGCTGTTTGCGGTTGTGAAGACAATGCAGGCCCTGGAGAAGGCATACATCAAGGACTGTGTCACCCCCAATGA GTACACGGCAGCCTGCTCCCGGCTTCTGGTCCAGTACAAAGCCGCCTTCCGACAGGTTCAGGGCTCAGAGATCAGCTCCATTGATGAGTTCTGCCGCAAGTTCCGT CTGGACTGCCCACTTGCCATGGAGAGGATCAAGGAGGACCGACCCATCACCATCAAGGACGACAAGGGCAACCTCAACCGCTGCATTGCAGATGTCGTCTCG CTCTTCATCACAGTGATGGACAAGCTGCGCCTGGAGATCCGGGCCATGGACGAG ATCCAGCCTGACCTGCGGGAGCTAATGGAGACTATGCACCGTATGAGCCACCTGCCCCCTGACTTTGAGGGCCGACAGACCGTCAGCCAATGGTGA